TGCTTATTTTTGGAACaattcttcagagaaaaacaaatgtCTATGCAATGTGGAGTTTAATTTTGCTGCTTTTCTGTATCTTCCTATATTACGCTGTAGATTAGAACTCAAAGCTGACAAGTAATGTGGATGAAGATTCATCCAGTAAAAACACTTGACAGGATTGTAACATGATTTCAAATTACCGTATcactgtattttttaattttaaaaaatcaatcgaTTGTATTGTTATGCTTATATGTAGGACTTTATTAAGTATAtatcatattttctttcttttaagtaAAGGTCTCCGAGTGTTGTGATCTGGGACAAACCAAAAAGATTGCCAAGAAAAGCAAATTTGTCAAATTGCTGACAAGGTTTTCTTCCTGTCTCCTTATGTTTGACAGGCTTGATCATCCCATCTTAGAGACATACAACTCCCTTtagtaatttctttttattttctcttttaatacaaaagaaacaagcaGACAAAACCCCGTTATCCTACCGCCACTTTCCCTTCTACCCCCACCCCGCTCCCCCACCCTCATCCAGGAGTGCAGCCTCCCTTTGCGGCTGACTCCAAAGTCAGTTTTTCAAGGAGACATCCAAAATGCTAGTTCTCTTCAATCAACGTTAGATCCAGATCACTAAAGTCTGGTTGAAAGAGTGTCCTTTTGCTTGCTAAATTCCAATTTATTTGTCTTGCTGCTTGtactgctgctgcttcttcttcatcatcatcctcttCACTTTCACTGAGCACCTGGATACAATTATTAATGGGACTGCAAGGAGCTGAGGGTGATTGTGGGCTGCAAGTCAAGAGCCATGATGGATAGCCACCTTCCTCAGATTTGTCTAACTGACAGACTTCCCCTGCAAATGGTTTCtgtcaaaaaaataaagaaatgtataTTTCAACTCATTTATCTTGTGTTCTAATGTCAACTTGTAGGCATACACATGTTCAGGTAAATTAGAATACTACTATGACTTACTATAGCAATTGTTCAGTTCCATAAATTAAATATCATTATCAAAATTGCATTATTATATAAGGAGCTGCTATTGTGACTAAATACCAGAGACATTTTAAGTGTTCAGCTTGCTGGGATAGACATAAATgttcaaaaaatgcttttattaacAAACAAAATCTGTCAAGTCTATGGCAAATAGAGCTCCTATACTTTCTGAAACATTCTAGATACACATAATTGTTCTATTGACATCTCTACTACTCCTAggctatctttattattttatagtaattttatCTATGGTCTCGCCAACCTCTGGCTATAGATTGCATAACAGATAATCCTTGGTTAACAACCacttgttcaaagttatgatggcaatGAATGTGTGCTACTTACGATCAGTCCCTGAAGTTCCATTTGTCCCAGTACCCattcagtcatgtgatcaccacttgtgaccttccctgttggcttcccataaccaaactcaatggggaagccggcaggaaTGACTTCGGCAACTTTCTCCCAATTCTGCAACACCCACTCACGCCTAGCCACACTTGTGCTGAACTGCAGCAGCCGCCACCTGTGCATTCTGCCCTCCAGAGCACCGATCCCATTCCATGCCCAGCCATGCCTACATTGAGCTGCAGCAGCCACCTATGTTCTATCCAGAGCACTCACCCAGCCACCCATGCGCCGTTTACAAGCCACTTGCGATTTGCGACTTTTTGTCAACTTCCCCACttcttttgcttgttggaagctggcagaaAGTACTGAGGAAGTCCTGActtacagtggggtaaaaaagtatttagtcagccaccagttgtgcaagttctcccactgaaaaagatgagaggggcctgtaattgtcatcataggtatacctcaactaggagagacaacatgagaaaacacatccagaaaatcacattgtctgatttgtaatgaatttatttgcaaattatgatggaaaataagtatttggtcaccaacaaacaagcaagatttctggctctcacagacctgtaagttctactttaagaggctcctctgttctccactcattacctgtattaatggtacatgtttgaacttgttatcagtataaaagacacctgtccacaacctcaaacagtcacactccaaactctactatggtgaagaccaaagagctgtcgaaggacaccagaaacaaaattgtagacctgcaccaggctcggaagactgaatctgcaacaggcaaacagcttggtgtgaagaaatcaactgtgggaggaataattagaaaatggaagacatacaagaccactcataatctccctcgatctggggctcAATGCAAGATCTCACccaaaatgatcacaagaacggtgagcaaatatcccagaaccacacatggggacctagtgaatgacctgcagagagctgggaccaatgtaacaaaggctaccatcagtaacacattacaccgccagggactcagatcctgcagtgccagacatgtccccctgcttaagccagtacatgaccgggcccgtctgaagtttgctagagagcatttggatgatgcagaagaggattgggagaatgtcatatggtcagatgaaaccaaaatagaactgtttggtagaaactcaactcgtcttgtttggaggagagagaatgtttagttgcatccaaagaacaccatacctactgtgaagcatgggggtggcaacatcttgctgtggggctgtttctctgcaaagggaccaggacgactgatccgtgtaaaggaaagaatgaatggggccatgtatcgtgagattttgagtgcaaacctccttccatcagcaagggcattgaagatgaaacctggctgggtccttcagcatgacaatgatcctaaacacaccgcctgggcaacgaaggagtggctccgtaagaagcatttcaaggtcctggagtggcctagccagtcaccagatctcaaccccatagaaaacctttggagggagttgaaagtccgtgttgcccagcgacagccccaaaacatcactgctctagaggagatctgcatggaggaatgggccaacataccagcaacagtgtgtgaaaaccttgtgaagacgtacagaaaacgtttaacctctgtaattgccaacaaaggatatataacaaagtattgagatgaacttttgatattgaccaaatacttattttccaccataatttgcaaataaattcgttacaaatcagacaatgtgattttctggatgtgttttctcatgttgtctctcctaggtgaggtatacctatgatgacaattacaggcccctctcatctttttcagtgggagaacttgcacaactggtggctgactaaatacttttttaccccactgtaaaAGCAATAGGGATTACCAGGATCGCCGTTGCTAAGCAACATGATCCTACAACATTCCACTTTACAACCACATCACTTTGTGACAAATTCCAGTTCAATTACCATTGTTTAAAAGAGGACCCACTTGTGGACTAATCCGGAAACAAATTCAACATTTTTCCATTAAAGATCATTGAGTAATTTTTTGCTtgtgaattaaaaaaacacaggacCTACAGTGGATTGCTTTGTTCTAAGTATGAAGAACACTGTGAGCTGTCTTCAGCTACTTTGGTTCTAATTCTCCCTGCTCATGAATGGTTTCAAATAACCTTTGGCTCTTCTAACAAAAAATTAATATCCTGCTAATACAGGTTATTATAAATTCCAGCATGCATCAAGACAAAATTATTTCACTGATATTACCTATTTTGTCTGCatgaaaagaaccaagctcaaaAGAGCACAgacgactgttcaaaattatttcaatataATTGCCAATGCAAGTCTCCTCTTTGGAAGGATCTGTGTTATATATGATCTGGTCTGCCATTTCTAATAAATATACATGGAgcaaagtcctcaatttacaacacaatAGAGACCAAAAATTAGTTAAGTGGTGCAATCATTCAGGCATTACGTGACGGAACACAGTTTTACCATTTTTGCCctgacatcacatgactgcaacttaGGACCTTGCCTGTCGGCCTCCTGATTGATTGgtttggaaggtcgcaaatggcaagtgactgcaggatgttgcaacagttgtacATGTGTGATGGTTGCCAAATGACCGACTCATGATCACATAACTagagggatgctgcagcagttgtaactgcaaggaccagtcataagtcactcttttcagtgctgtaataacttcaaatggtcattaaacaaattgttgtaagctgATGAATTTTGTTGGTGTCGTATACAGGTaaatcctcaacttgcaactggttgcttagtgactctttgaagttacaatgggctCCCAAAAGTTATTTATGGTTTAGATTTGAAGACAACCTGGCTCCTTTCTCATTctgggcttggcaactggcccacaTGTATGACCGTttgtagcatcccatggtcatgtgactgcaatttagtggggttttttgctggaaatcagcATTTAATTCCTGGGTTTCAGCAAAGAACACCCACTGCAGACAAATGAGTTTGCTTAACCACcgtggattcacttaacattcaTGGCGATTGACTTAACCACTACtgcaaaaaatactgtaaaattgggtaggtcatgtgatgacccacttaatgactaGCACAACTTTGCAGGCACAATTACAGTTAAAaatcgaagactatctgtagaTAATCCCCCATGTTTTCCACACTGTCCTGTACTCATTTATTGCTTAGCACCATATAGTTGTTGAATATAATGTGTTTTGCTGCATGgaaaaatccaattttatttcaGTGGTTTTTCACTTTTTTACTTCCCTTTCACTTCACCTTTTCATTGATTTTACAGGGAGGTTTCAACCAACTTGGCTCCAAAGCCAGGTAAATGATGCTTCCTTTCTTACCTGATTCATCTTGTAGAAATCAAGTGAGGGCCTATGCCACCTCACATCCTCTTCATGGCGCCGCTTGAGACCACATTTCCTGGTGTCCAAGTCACAAGGCTGCGAGCGGCTGCGAGGGAGGCTGTGCTGGTGCCGAAGGAGCTCTGGTGTGGAAGTGGTAGAGCTCTGGGGGGATGGCAAGAATCTGACCGGTGACAGAGAGAAACGGCGTTGCAGGGGGTAGGGCTGCAAAGTCTCTCCTGTCTCCCATGGTACACTTGCTGGCGATTCTCGAGACAGAGCCAGACTGAAAAATGGTGGGCTCCTGCCACCAACAGCACCATCTTGAACACACTGATAAGAGGCACTGGGGACTGGATTGAAGCAAAGTCTGTTGGCTTCCTGAACCAGGTTCTGGGATTGTACTGCTAAAGTGTCCACTCCACTGGTCTCCCGACGTTTGATATGTGTCCACACTTTGGAGCCCAGGGGCCTCCAAACAGCTTGCCAGCGGGATAGGTCTTCGGGCACTGAGAGTGAACGACAGTGTCTTTTGGTAGGGGGCACAGAAACTTTTTCTGAAACTAAAGAGTTGGTGGCCAGTGCTTGGGATGCAAGATTGTTCAGAGGGCTGTTTTCTGGGCTGCAAGTTGGCAAGGGAAGGCTTAGGCTGGACTGTTGGTAAGGAACCGTATTGTCTTGGAGATGGATCTTTGGACAGGGAGCTAGGTCCCTCCATGAAGTCCCCTCTGTAAAGAATAACACAAGACAGGAAATTTAAGTTGAGAGGCAAAGCTGTCATCCAGATCAACTTAGTTAAATATTCTATGACATGTGATTTAACAAAAAGATACTGGATTTCTCACATGAAATTGAAACACCTTCCAGCCTCCtcctttaaacattttaaaaataaatatatatatatatatatatataaacaacaaCTGTCGAATAAAGATCTGCCTAGTTAATATAATGACTCATAAAagatctgaatttaataactcttCTCTACTTCCATTAAAATGTTTAATTCTCCAGCCAAATATTCACAATTTGTTCTTTCTAGTCCCTTAATTATGATAATGGTAGATACATAAGAGGTTTCTGAATTAAAGATGTGATTATTTCTTATACTGAAAAGGAGATATTTATGAATCAAAAAAAGAATAATGCGTCTTGGAGAAAATCATGTTCATAGCATACAGAAAGAGGTTTACATCATCTATATCTAGACACCACCTTCTCTATGGCCTACAATCCGCTCATTGGAGATTAAAATCTAGAAAAAGTTTCCTTAGGTCAACAGAAGACTTCAAAGAATTTAAAAGCAGAGAGAAGCTATGAAAAGTTACAAAGAACCAACACTGATGGATCCATCGGGAGAGCTGGAACCTGGGTCTGGCAAGTATGGAAAACACTGAATAGACCATGCACGGGTATAACAAAATCCAGAGATACTCTGAACACATGGCACTATCCAGTAGCTTTTCCCCTTTGTGATTGTAGTGACATGCAGACAACAACACATATGTTAACCTGTCCTTTGTGTCTTGATCAATTGAGGACCTCATGACAGCACCACAGAATGCAATTAATGTTGCTACTTTCTAGGCAGGATCTGTTTAACttgtttaatcttgtattttatactttatgtcATATAGTataccttattttaattgtgatgtttctgacatgaataaacaaacattGTTGCATTCCATTTATAGTTGGATGTagttaaaaggggaaaaatatacACTATCACTTTTATTTCTTTCTACTGGAGAaactaaaagagagagagagaaaactgatTGAACAATGGAGAACACActtttggtttatttaaaaaCTTCCTGTTTTCAAATGTTCAGCATCCCTGAGGATATAGGGCTGTTGTTCTCTTCCAACTATATGGAGAACTACATCTAATGCACCTACTGGATTATATTATAGCTACTTCCTTCCTAGTCATATGTTTagaaaagaaaggcaaaaaaacatACTATTTTAATTCTGTTAAGATTCCTTTGCCCAACACCCTGTGTAACTGCAAAAACAGCCAGAATTACTCGTGAAAATCATCAAATGGGTGAAGTACTAAGTTAAAAATACATGCAGCTATGAAGTAAACACACAGAAGAAACTCTTAAGAGTTACCTGTTTTTATATGTATGACATTGGCTTTTTCAAAATAGCTAAAAATCAATACTGATTATTTGAGCCAAAAAGGTCCACccgcaaataaaaatatttgttagGTTTGGACATGCAATTAAGGGAACTAATCTATAGTGTAAGGAACAGACACCAGACAGTGAACACCAGATAGATTACGaaacataaaattattttagaCAAGACAGAAGGGAGGAGAGTCATTATTGTAAGACCAACAGAATGATAGCCATATTAAATAACTGATTCAGCTTTGACATCATAGTTAATATATAGCAGCATAAGCAATAGATATTATAGAACTCTAAAGA
This genomic window from Ahaetulla prasina isolate Xishuangbanna chromosome 2, ASM2864084v1, whole genome shotgun sequence contains:
- the FAM53C gene encoding LOW QUALITY PROTEIN: protein FAM53C (The sequence of the model RefSeq protein was modified relative to this genomic sequence to represent the inferred CDS: deleted 1 base in 1 codon); protein product: MITLITEQLQKQSLEKLKCISFSINLPLPDHANVASCGSPFQIAPEGTSWRDLAPCPKIHLQDNTVPYQQSSLSLPLPTCSPENSPLNNLASQALATNSLVSEKVSVPPTKRHCRSLSVPEDLSRWQAVWRPLGSKVWTHIKRRETSGVDTLAVQSQNLVQEANRLCFNPVPSASYQCVQDGAVGGRSPPFFSLALSRESPASVPWETGETLQPYPLQRRFSLSPVRFLPSPQSSTTSTPELLRHQHSLPRSRSQPCDLDTRKCGLKRRHEEDVRWHRPSLDFYKMNQKPFAGEVCQLDKSEEGGYPSWLLTCSPQSPSAPCSPINNCIQVLSESEEDDDEEEAAAVQAARQINWNLASKRTLFQPDFSDLDLTLIEEN